From a region of the Salinispira pacifica genome:
- a CDS encoding ParB N-terminal domain-containing protein, with translation MQIPIQEIQIKNRIRKNLGDLAGLKDSIQKHGILNPVVINSKNELVAGHRRLESARQLGWNMIPVRIIDEKDAADKVEIEIEENLYRKNLSADELAEAYEYLERLKNPGWFTRFLNFIKDFFRRLFKRGSSS, from the coding sequence ATGCAGATTCCCATTCAGGAAATTCAGATCAAAAACCGTATCAGAAAAAACCTCGGGGACCTGGCAGGGCTGAAAGATTCCATTCAAAAGCACGGAATTCTCAATCCTGTGGTTATCAACAGTAAAAATGAACTGGTTGCCGGTCATCGACGTCTTGAGTCGGCCCGGCAGCTGGGATGGAATATGATTCCTGTGCGGATTATCGATGAAAAGGATGCGGCGGACAAGGTGGAGATCGAGATTGAAGAGAATCTCTACCGCAAAAATCTCAGCGCCGATGAACTGGCCGAGGCATATGAGTATCTGGAGCGGCTGAAAAATCCCGGATGGTTCACCAGATTTCTGAATTTCATCAAGGATTTTTTCCGCCGGCTGTTCAAACGTGGCAGCTCATCCTGA